The DNA region CACCTTCTCACAACACATTAAAAGAGATTGCACTGTCACTGTAAGatgaaatgaactgaatgaaatataaaaaaaacagcctcattttaaaggaatagttcaacatgcTAGGGAGCTGTGCTGTATTTTTCAAGCTGAGGGTAACATATGAAGATCAATGCCTCTCTCATCTGTATGCTATGTGAAGCTGTTGCCAGATAGCTTagttaagcaaaaaaaaaatggaaacagagaaaataccTAGCCTTGCTCTGAACAAGTAACTTGCAACTAGCACCTCCAGAGTTGACCAATGAACGCtacttcttgtttgtttgatctgtaCCAAGTGTAAAAGCATCACATTGTGATTGGATGGCAGATTGTGCtcttttgttctatttttttgGTCAGGCACAGTAACTGTCAGGAGCCGGCACTGGTTGCCCGGCAAcctcaaagtgacaaaaaacGTCGGATACATGACTCCcctattttctttttccagggAGCGGTATTGaccttctcatcaaactcttggCAACTAAGCATGATaataatatttctatattttaattGACTGAACCCACAAAGATTGTAgagatacatatatatatatatataaaagtcaAAAAAGTAAACAGAATTTCATGCAGCAACCTTGAACTAATTCTGTAGAATATCTTGGGCATAAGGGTTGAAACCTCTGGTCTTGGACAGCACCCCACACTTGAAAGGAAAATGAATGATTTCCTGCCTAAAGCCATAAATCTGAGAGCCAAGACTGGAAGTTATGCACTCAACAAGATGTAAAATGGGGGTCTGCTCCACAGATCACAAggcacacaaagacaaactcatTTTATGGATCCACAGAATGCGTAGGGCTTGTTTGAGTCTCAACCCAGAGATGATTTATTCTATAATGGGTTACTGAATCACTGACTATACTCCCTACTGGTGCGCTCGCCAGAATTCATTCcctgtatttatttagtttctGTCTTGTTCGGAGGTGCTTTTAATGAGTCCACTTATTTTCTGTCGCTgcctttttcttgtttcatttacattttataaagcTAATAGGAAGTGCTGTAATACAAGAGCACGGGATCATTTCAGCATTACTCATGTGTGACAATTTGATGGCAGTCAGTGATGAAGAGCGGACGGCCAAAAAGGTTTCATCTTCTGTAAATAAAGCGACTGTTTGCCATCAGCTGTGACCTTCCCCTGTCATCATTAGACAATATAATTAAGATAACACACAAATGTTGCAGAGCGCTGTGGTTAAAAGTGAGAAGCAGAGCAGCGAGGAGATTGTTGCTCAACTACACAGGGAGAGGACTTAAGCGGATGAAATCTAAGTCTTTCATGATTGCGTGTGTGCGCCATGTGTGATGTACATGAACATTACGTTTGTTTGCTTTCAGAATGATCCTGCAGCGTTCAGCTCCAACAGCATTGTTCACCTCACAAAGGTAGAGTCCTGCAAAGTTCTGCGAGTGGTTGCCGATTTTCAGCTCCCCAGTCACGCTGtctgagagaacacacacacacacacacacacaggtaagcAGACATTAAGACATGTACATGTGTTGGACATATAAGAGGCTAATGAGGATACATCGTGTAGGAACAAGTTGATGGTTTATGCGTCTGCATCCAGTCAAAGATTGTTGTCTCCGGCTGCAAGAAGACACTGATCAatgcagtttacagtaaacaagTTGAGAGTATTTCaggaaatgtttcatgtttttaagagtgaaatgaaaatgaggagaaaatgcaaatgatctGCTGATTAGGCACCAGAATCCCTCCAAGTAGAATGTAAACTCTTCAAGCATTCGTCATTTTCATATAATCTTAAAAACTCTGAATAAACTGGTAGATCCTCGATGGCTTTATcttgaaaaccaaaaaccaaaataagCACGTAGCGTACATTCAACAAAAAGGGGTTTTCGCTGAGTTTTGTTCACACAGAATTAAACACTTAAGCACCACCTGTCTCCAGCCCCcaccccaaaacacacacacatacacacacacacacacacacacacgcccgcACACGCCCTCTCTTTGATGTGTAGTAGCATCATGACGTCAGCAGAGGTCACACTTACTCTGTGTGGCCGCAGCAGGGATGGGGCCCGCACCTTCCCTCCTCCACGAGTAGTTTAAAGGAGTGGAGCCTTTCGCAGACTTGCAGTGCAGAGACACGGCCTCGCCAACCAgctcccccccctccacccagcATTTAGGCGCAGACGGCTTCGCTGAAATCAAACAACAAATAGATAATTTCACGCTGTCGTTTCCATTCCATTTCTTGAAAAACAGTACAGCTTCATAGCTCTTGAGAAACAGTACAGCTTCATAGCTCCGGGATGAATTGGGAGGAACTCTTTCGATTGTGGCTTTAATGATAGATGCACACCATATAGATGTGTTACACCAACCAAcaatacatacatgtatgtatatatgtatgtatgcatgtatgtgtacacacacgcacacacacaaagaaaagaccTGAAGAATTGTTTCAACCATAATAGttgacacatttaaatgtgcTCTTCTCAatttacataaaacaacaaGGAGTACTATTtatgcattcattcatgcatCTAAACCACTTATCTTGCTCTGGATCACAAAAACTATCTGATCTAATAATTAACTTGTTGCCTCTCAGGATTGTCTGTGTTGCTGTTGGCATGAAAACAGCTTTAAGCTGTCTAGTGATATGAGGTTTTGCTACAGATATTTATTCAACAATCTGCTAGTTTCCATCAAGGCAGAGGTGATTTCATCTTTTATACCAAGATTCAGCTTTTATACACACGCTCAGGgtaaataaatcacaaataCTTTGGGTCAGACAAAGAAAGTCACACTAGGTTGCTCCACAGACTCCAACCTCCAAGTCTCAAACACGTGGTGGTGAGATCAGCCAGGCTGAGCTAGATATAGATGCTCTGGTTTTGTGGCTGTTCAGGtcattttaaagcagaaaatcaCATCATAAGGTACATACAGAGAATAACCACTTGCATAGAACAGAtttaatggaaaatggaaaattatttttgaatcACTGATGCTTGCTTGGCAAGGTAAGGGGATTTGggcagacatggaggaggagagtgaatcTGTAAATACAGAGCAGACGGAGGAGGCAGGAGATCAGGCTGGCATCCATTTGTAGATGTTGACCTTAAAACCCGTAGCACTTGAAATTATTGTTCTCAATCTTCCTTTCCATTTCCTCTCAGATTTTGGGCTCTgattgtgaaaaataataagATTGATTTAGCAATTACTTGAAATTCTAGTAACTGTTTGCGGTGTGAGCTGGCTCACATCAGATGATTTTTTAAGAAATTAAATGTTGAATTCTTAGCAATATTATCATCTGGTTTCCTGTGGCTCAGTACAGCATCCTTTGTTTAGCTAATTGCAGTAAGTGATTAAGTTCAGAAAAGTTtcatgaagaaataaaatgaaatcccTGCTCCGTCCACTCTGACTGGTTACctaaaaaaatgttgctttgagAAAATGTCCCATTAATCAAAAATCAATTATACTTTACAACCAGCTGACACTGTACTATCATTGCGATTTAGATTCCACAAGACTCCTGAGGGAGTTCttactttcttttaaaaaactgggacaattatttttgattcattGTGAGAAGTCATTTGATAGCGTATCCAGTCTAAGAATCCTAATAAATACATCTGCCAATGAGGGGACCTCCTGTACCCCACTCTCTGCTCACGATCTTCAGACAACATGAGGAGAATCAAGTAAATTATTACGTTGTTGTTACGTTAAATGGCGACTCTAAACTGCTCGTAGGCGTGaacggttgtctgtctctatgtgttggcactgtgactgactgacagccagtccagggtgtatccCACCTCGCGCCCAGTGTGAGCGGATTGGCTCCAAACCGTCCGCGACCTTTAAGGgtaagtggtatagacaatggatggatggattttattctattttggATTAAGGGGTTAAGCACTGGAGCAAATTGTTAGATTTGACAATGCTCAGTTTAAATTTAGGAAGAAATTTCTCACTGAGGAAAGATTTTTGCTTTTACATAACAAAACCTGACAGGTAAAAGCCTTTTAATAACAGCAGACACTGAGAAAGTCATTATCTTAATACTCAATGACTTCCATGAGATCCGCCACAAACTCCTAATCAGGGTTGAAATAACAAGTATCATTTACTCTCGTTAAGTGAATTACTGgaacaaaatagttttttttgtgcatcatttttaaaaatcaataactCTACTTGTGTCTCAAGATTTGGACCTCATTACATGTCTAGTCACATCAGTTACGGAGACAGGACAAAACTCACAAgagaaaataatgctgtgaTGTGGTGTGAGAATGGAACAAAAGAAAGGACCcaaatcagcagctgcagcagagaggaagcagggcACTAGGATTGGCCAATTTGACGTTATACACTGTGCAACAGTAGAAATGTGTAGAAATCTGGCTTCGCTGTTACCAGCATGGAAGCCTTCTCGCATGGACTCTCACAGGGTCTCATAATTCATGTGTGTTCTTGGTGTGAATTCTGCTCAGATGCtttattctgcttttaaaaaggCAGTTATCTGATCTATGTAACTTAATACTGCTGGCTGCTATGACTGGCGAAGTGAGTCATCAgaatcattcatttgtttcaagTAACAGTagttttacttgagtaaaagacTAGTACTCTTTCATCCCTGACACTAATGGATAGAGAGTAATGTAGTAATGGCAGGTACAGCAGGTACTTTTAAATTTGCTTTGTGGCAAATTGTGTAATACATACTGGTATGtcacaaaatatatatatatatatatcatccTCGGCAAAATGCATATCCCCGAATGTTAAAAAGTGAATATGTGCTACTGCTTTGTCTTTATTACCAAACAGTGCACCAGCTGTCAAAGGTGATGGACATTAATAATGTAGCCAGACGACATGTGTGAACCCCAGGATCAAGCAAATGCTCTGTCTTACCCATTACCACCAATGACACCTTCCGCATGTCCACTCCAGGCGACTTCTTCACTTTACACTGGTAGGTAGCACTGTGAGCAGGTGACAGCACTGCGATTGAGAGCGAAGCGTCACCCATTGTGGGATCATGAGCAGCAAAGCTGAGCCCTTTTGCCGGCGCGTGGTTGCCATGGACGTATTTGGTGCCGCTAGCGTAGGACATGAGCTGatggaaaacaaaggaaaaagagaaagtgaacaAGTGGCTTTGAATGACACACTTTTAGCCTCTCCTTGTTTTGGCTTCCATTTACTCTGTGGttactgtctctctgttttcccaaTAGCAGGCAGCTGGTTTTAGTAAACAAGCTCTCCTAAACCCACTACCTGCCTGGCAtgaaaaggcagacagacaaacttaGCTGCAAGCTGGTGAATGAAGTTGACCATCTAGAAGTTAAAGAACAAGTTATTTTCCCCTAACAATTAAGACCAAATCAGatataaaaacactttgtatATGGGACCAACCCTCTAAGGGATGAGCAGTATAAACGGTGGTTTGACCAATAATCTGAACTAgtaatttcatttattgactgTGAACAAATGTCTGCTGCCTGAGGGCAGAGATgaggaacaaaaaaaaccctcctttTAAGGCTTTAGTTCATTAAATTTAAAAGGCAAATAGGATAAACAACTAATTCAGGTGAAATTAAAAAGGTGGTAGGAGTTTATCCACACTCAAGTCTCCTGGACTGAATTCTAATTAGACCTGTAGAGGCACGGGCACATCAGGGTGAGAACATTTGAATTTCAACAAATCTGTAGTTTTAAGTGATGATGTTGTTATAAAGATGTGTCATGAGACCAAGGTTGGATGGTGGTTTCCGACCTCTGAGTTGATCTAGTTGTGTTCTGAATCCTAATTAGATTAAAAATAGTGGCGATGCTGAAGAACCGTGTCTTTTTACAAGTCGGTAGGTTTTGTTTCCTCGGTATAGCTTTGCAATTTGTTGCTAATTCTAGGGACAGGTGGAGCATCCAGTTGGTAGCTCTCTCATGAATCAATTCCAATTAATTGCTTGCATAACCTACAGATTGTTTTTAGTCTGTGCAAAGCAGGTCAGTTAAAAAATACCAACAAGGTACAAATTTAACGTGTATGACGAATAAAGTTAGAGACAAATAAATTaacaattaatcattaatcagctttttttccaacaaaaacAATTGAATCTGGATTACAATCCCCACATGTCCCTACGTATTTACAGCATAATTTACACCATTCTAATTCCGTGTCTTACCATTTGATCTTTCTGCGTGGTGTCTGGACTGACCATAGACCATTCAATGTCAAGTTCTCCAGCGTCTAAAGGGCTCGGTATGTAACTGCAGCCCAAAgtcacactctctccctctgccttctGGATGGTCTGCGGGCCCGTAGACGTCACCCGCATTCCTTGCGTACATTTCAGTTCTTAAGAAATTCAAACACATCTTAAAATTAATCCAAGACACATATTAGCTGTTTCTTAATCCCTTATTGTAATCCTCAATTAATATTATGTATTTTCTTTCAGCCAGAGCTTTGTTACTGAGCCAGTCCAAATGCACACAGTTTTATGGATACATTTAATATTGCTTCAGTTCCTTTCTAAAACAAGGTTTCCCAAAGAAAGCAACGCACAatcaaaacagctgcagccaaaTGCCACACAGGAATACATTTACTGGAATTACTCGAAAAGTAGTGTAAGACTCATTTTATACAGAAATTACAAAAGAAAGGCTTCAGGAAGCAGCTATTAAAAGACCTTTTAATGGTTCTTCAACATGGTCCTTCACAATGTTTAAAGTTCAGTTAAAGAAACTAGCTTTTATAGTTTGAAAATTACAAACTCATGAAGCAGCTCCATGAGGAGGGAGGACAATGATGCACCTATTTGCCTGATTCAGTCTCAACTATCAAAACACAttgagatgaaaagaaaaacagcattttccattaaggtttttttttttttctgtaaaaatgtacatgtaTAATAAGAAAGCGAGAGTTACACTAAACGGGGACATGGCTCTGAGGACATGTATTTAATAATTCTGTTATTCAGGGATTCCAGTAATCAGTATGTATAATAATACATACTTGTAAGTATGACAAGTGAAAAAcgatgaaaggaaaaaaagagttaaTTGTTACACAGTGCCTTTACTCCAGTGCTCTTATTTCTACCGCGATACATAAAGAAAACTAGCAAACTCCAAATGCACTTTTTTCACATTAGAAGTGTATTTGAGATCTCTCAGTCTATTCAGAGCCCCACcctgatgaagaaaaaaaacatatgagcTCAAATCCCTGGAACATTAGGGACAGTCATCTGGAGGCATAATCTCAAAGGCTGATTGGACAACACCATGGTAACACAGGGGAAAGCTTGCACCACTGAGTGCTACAGCTCAGCAGCGTTCAAAAGAGATGAGATATGAAGGTCTCAGCAATCATGGAATCATTCTACATACAAATCTGTTATTTAAAAAGCGGATTAAAATGGTGTCCAGTTCTTTATGCATGCCATGATCTTCTCCCACACAACATACTTCATGATAAACTGGTCACCAGCATGTATGACATCCCTGAAACTCATCATCTTTGCCACATAGTGCAAGagtaaaatatatttagttatgatagtttaaaacattttgcagatgCTCGCCTCATCTTTAAGGCCTTGAGGACATGAGCTTCCACATCTGTCATTGAGTCAGTTCATAAAACAAACCGATGGTAACATGGCAACAAGGTCAACTACCAGAGGAGACTTTGTTTTGAGAAAACAGCCCTTCACAGTCAGAGCAACCCGCTACTGGAATTGTCTGCTTATTACATGAGGAGACATCAATAATTGCCTAACCTTTAAAAGCTCAAAGCAAACTAAATCTCCAATCGTGAGTAATCATACTATCACAACAATGGCACTGCCTTTACTTATTCTcatttggagagagagagggaaacagagagagacagacagacagacagaccagtgTAATAGATAACACAGGGCACAATcactgtacatgtatgtgtgtgcttgtatgtctGTATTCTTACCTGTGCTCAGGAGACTTGCGATGCATAACATGAAGACAGACACCTCGGCCGGGCTGCTGAGGAAGGAAGCTGACCTCAGACAACTACAGCTTTGTCTGAACATAGCGGTCCTATTAATGATAGAATCCTTAGGAGAAAGCGTTCTTTATATGGATAACATATATTGGCATAATGGTTTTCTCATCCTATTAGAACTGTGCACTAGACAAATTTAGGAGAAATTAAAAAAGTTTCGATGTAGAACAAATGTATGTTGCCGTTACCTGAATGCAGACACTACATCCAAATGTCTGGCAATGGAATACAAAGGATAAAGCAGCAGTGTGCTGCCTGGTGCTCTGACTTTACAGGGGGCTCCTCCTTTACTTCCTTCTCATCACCACAAAgccttctgattggctggttgcTCCACCGGTTTTACCTGTTTACTAGGAGGTTCCCCTGGTATTGCTATGCAGCTGCTTTTTACACaactttccaaaatgttttgtaatcACCATAAGCACCACAACTAAATGGAacaaaattatgtaaaataagattttaatCAAATTAGATGAAACCAGGTGGAAAAAGCTTAAGGAAATCAGCCCCCTGGCAGCTGAATAACAATACAATGCAATCCCTTGGTAAACAAGTGAAACTGGAGAAGCTGCCATACCATTAGAAGGAGTTTCTGATGATGAAGTGGTTGGAAACTCAGGATGCTAATTTGATGAGAACTGAACTGTGGTGAAAGCAAAACATCTGCAATGCAATGCTGCTTTGTCTATTGTCAACTTACttgcttatttgtttatttagttgtctgtctgtatgctTGTTAAACTTTCATTAATTtggataaaaacataaaaaaaacacaaaacacaaaaaataatgaaatctaaacaaaaacatctgaaataTTACACTTGAACATAAATAGGAAGCAATTATCTGGTAGAGAAACCTTACACCTGCATAAGAAAACACAGCTACTCTACACTCCCTCTCATTTGTTGCATAAACAATACACCACACACCACTTTAGCACCTCTCGTTTGTCAGATGTCTGTGGTTTCAAATAATCAGGAAGACAAAGAGCACATGAGGTCCCAAGTGACAAGAAACTGGTTGTTCAGCCAAAAGCACAGGCCAGCAGGGTTTGTCTACATTACCAGGATGCATgggaaaaaaactacaaagcTTAGGCCTGTTTCTGTGCCAAATCTATAAAGAGACACAGCCTTTATGAATAAGAAAAAGTGGGATGTCCTTCACTAAAAAATTTATTACTAATAAAAGGATAAAGAACTTTATCTCCAGTTGTATAAAAACATCGAATACTTCTTTTAAGTctttatgtgatttttttttcttgtagtCACCACATTTATTTTGCAAGCTTTTGGCAATGTTTTTgatgaacattttcatttatagCCACCAGCTGCTAAAGCAGAGTTGTCAAAGACAGAGCCAGATCCATCTGAAAACCAGCTACACTCCTCTCTGACCCCACACACCCACTCTTTTCAACATCTGAGCAGCTCACATCATACACAACTCTGAATAACTGCTataaagacacaataaaaaGCAATATTCTTCTATGAAGCATCTAGGAGTTGTATTTGGCCAAAATAATTTATACTAAATTgcttcatattttatatttaaaagcaTGGAACTATTACTCCTCACTTTTTCCTAAATTCCTTAAtcagtattttgaaaaatgaccatTTGAATGACCTATTTAGAGAGAGAATTAGATCAGTTTAGATTGGATTCAACTTAACTGCATCTAATAGGCACGCAAGTTCCAAGAAAAGTTTCTGAAATACCTCACAGGTGTAGCGCAGTGGTGAGGGGTATGCAAGGTTGAGGGCATAAATCAGTCCCATTAGCAGTGCACAAGCTTTGGCAGTATTGCCACATCCGGGCAACATCTTCTGGCCTTCAAGAAGGATGGATACGTTCACTGGATCTTCTCCATCCGCCCCATGGACAACTAGAATCTTTACGGTGTGCTGAGTGGCATCACTGCAGCTGTCCTCctgcataaaaatgacaaaatcacaATTCTACTAAGATGGGTGGTGGGTGTATATAGGCTGAGCATGAAGATAAAAGAACAGGGGGAAAAGTATGTTTGCTATATGTTCAGGACTGACATGGGGTTTCTGATCAGAATAAAAgggattaaaaataaatcagtgaagTTGTCTGCTGGCAAGTACATAGAGTGGCATGCAAAAGTTTTGACACCCCTAGttaaaatttctgtttttgtgaacacTTAAACAGTACAAGATGCAATGATCTCCAAAAGGATGAAGTTGCGGACAAATATTGAAAAGagtgtttcatgtttaactTCATGCCTTTTAAAGATCATTTCATCTTTTACTTGTTGAagtattcacaaaaacagaaattttgacCAGGGGTGGCCAAACGTTTGCATCCCCTGTATACAGTGAAGGTTACAATTTGAataaacactgcagaaaaaGTTCAACATGAGTTCTCATGTCTCACTTTGCAGCTACTCATTACAGGTAATACATAGTTTCTATATTTCAAACAAATTCCATTTTAGACCATTTTTACACTGTAACCAAAATAGTTATGTTGTTAACATTAAGGAACAAAAGTGTCTTCAAAAACACTAGAAATGTCATATGTTAATATAATTTTCCATTTCCttgtataattattttaattatacaaaaaataatgctCCAAAGAACCAGTTTGCATTCAGtatattgaaaatatttgtgtgtttgttttaataagaATTTGTGATGATGTCACAAACATTGGCATTTAAAAGGGTTAAAATTCTgaaattatttgaatatttaatatgtATGATTCGGGCTAAAgttgattaaaatgattttgtttaaaaaaagtgaaaaatattaaCATACATACTATTTCAAAACAAGGTATGAGTGTTAAacttttgtggtgttttaagaAACCATGCTTTACCTGGCAATCTTCAAATagttcctcttctttctctccgaGGTAGATTATGAGGCACAGTTTCACGCCTCATCTCAATGCCTTGGTTCTGTCAAACAATTGAAACTGTGTCAATACTGAACTATGAATCATACACAAGGAATTAACAAATGAAAACGTA from Pempheris klunzingeri isolate RE-2024b chromosome 19, fPemKlu1.hap1, whole genome shotgun sequence includes:
- the vsig8a gene encoding V-set and immunoglobulin domain-containing protein 8a, whose protein sequence is MFRQSCSCLRSASFLSSPAEVSVFMLCIASLLSTELKCTQGMRVTSTGPQTIQKAEGESVTLGCSYIPSPLDAGELDIEWSMVSPDTTQKDQMLMSYASGTKYVHGNHAPAKGLSFAAHDPTMGDASLSIAVLSPAHSATYQCKVKKSPGVDMRKVSLVVMAKPSAPKCWVEGGELVGEAVSLHCKSAKGSTPLNYSWRREGAGPIPAAATQNSVTGELKIGNHSQNFAGLYLCEVNNAVGAERCRIILKANKPPNRAGVIVGTVVGSLLLIFILLVFIGLLYWKLRSRHRHEKEFSNDIREDAPPPESRPVSRRTSRSTSQHPQVTYCPVGATEVSSFTDGHTHTPSSNSHGHTPVKYAPVQYDSKYGYEV